The DNA window GGATCTTCGGAAAGCCGCCGCGGCCCACGATCGTTTGCCACAGCTGCTTGCCCGTGTTCCGATCGAAGCAGACGACCGACTGGGTCTGGGCCTGTTCATCGGCGGTCGCCAGGTAGAGGAAGTCGCCGAACACCGTCGGCGACGAATGACCGCGACCAGGGACGGGCGTTTTCCAGACCACATTCTGCGTTTCGTCCCAGGAGGTCGGCGGGGCGGGACCGTCGGCGACGCTGTTATCATTCGGTCCCCGCCAGTGGGGCCAGTCGCCGCGGCTGTCGGCCGGCTGGGCTTGCGCGGCGACGGCCTGGTTCGCCAGCATTTCGCGGACGAACTTCTGGTCGGCGGCGCTCAGTTTGGCGACCGGCACGGCGAACGTTTTGTCGTCGCCCGTTCGCAGCACGACGTTGCCGTTTTTGAACTCGACAAAGGCGGCGTTGATTTTGAACTGGCCGGTGGCGTCGCTCCATTCCCGCGACTGCGGTTCGGCCGCCTGGGCGACAATCGCCATCAGCACCAGGGCAGTCAGCAGGAAGGACTTGCAGAGCCATTTCATGGAGAATCTCCTCGTTCCAGGTGTATCTCGCCCGACCGGCTGATCGAGGGATGAAGGCGGGTTGATGATGGGAACGGCCGCTTCGGGGCGACCCTCCCGGCGTGTTGTTTTATCGTACCTGCAGAATCCTGCAGATGGCGAGTCGTACGTTTCCTTTTTTCACGATTTTCCCGCGGAGGGACGGGCGTCTTTCTCTTCTGTAGAATGGTCACTCTCGCCCGTCCACGATTGGGGCTCGGAGCGGAGCTGGCGTCGCAGGTAAATGAGCGGCGAGCACCCTTTGTCATATCGCTAAAACGCTGCTTCCGTCGAACTGGTCGGGCAGGAGTGCCCAACCTGCAGCGGTAATTCTCCCTGCCTCAACGATCGAACGCTTCGGCGGCGGCCGCCTTGTCGGACAGTGTTTGCTGGCCGAGCTGGATCTGTCCGGCCGCTCCCAGCGTCAGGGTGAGCTTGTCGCCGCGCAGCTGGGCCGCGCCGGCGACGCCCTGGAACGCGAGCTTTTTATCGGCCGTCTGTAGCGCGCCGGCCGACAGTTCGGCTGTATTCTCTGCAGGCGGAGCCAGCACGGCGTAATCGGTTCCGAAACGGGTCTTCACTTCGGCGATCCGTCCTTCCGCATGCCAGAGGACCTGCGGCGGGGCTTCTCCTTTGAGTCGCGGATAGACCAGGCAGACCACGGCGCCGGGGCTTTTCAGCGTGGCGACCAGGGCCGTTTGTGTGAGACGCAGCGGCCCGACTTTGCCGTCGCGATTGCCGACCGTCATATCCTGGTATTCGGTCTGCGTGGTCAGGTTGAGCTGTTCGGGCTGATAGAAGAACAGGTCAAAGTCGACGTCGTCGGCGCCGGTGACGGTCACGCCCTGGTCATGGATCTGGACCGGTCTGGGGGGAGCGACGGTCTTCTTTTTCTTCGCTTCGGAGAGTTCGGAAAAGATATCGCCCAGCCCTTCGACGGCGGGCGGCTTGCCGGCGGGGACGCCCGGCTCGGGAAAGTCGGGGGCGTCCGGTTTGTCGGACACGGCCGGCTGGGCAGTCAGCCACATTCGCCAGACGGCCGGTTCCGCCGCGGCGTGCGTATCCCGCAGCAGGAAGAAGCTGGGGCCCAGTGGATCACGATCCTTGACAAAGCCGATCTGCCGCTGCCAGGCTCCCTTGCGGCCGGACACATAATCAAAGGCCGGCTGGGTCGAGAAGTCGGTCACCTGCATGTTGCCGCCGCTGGCGGGCGAGGAGAGCAGGTTGTGATACTTTTGCGAGTGACGACCGATATAACCCCAGTCGTCGGCCAGCACGCGGCCTTTCCCCCAGATCACGATGCTGCCGGAGTCATAGTCGTAATGCTCATGGTGGGAGCCGGCGATCAGGTGCAGGTACGTCTCCCTGCCGGAGCCGAGCTGGTTCCGCAGCACCACGCCCGTTTTGCGGAACCAGGCGCTGCCATAGTCGGGCTGCTGTGGTTTCACGCCGTGCGCTTTGAGCAGGTCCTTGTAGCCCGTCATGCTGGGGAAGCTCCAGCCCAGACCCAGGTCGGGCGAGCCGTGCTGCTGGCACATCCATTCCATTCGGGCGGCGAACTGCGGGTCGCGTTTTTTCCAGACGCCGGCCACAATGCCGAACATGCCGGTCGATTCGCCGTGATAGGTGTTGCCGATCGGCGGCAGATGGCGGAAGCCGCCCGTATGGGCGTCGGGCGGCGTCGAGATGCTGGCGAACCACTCCGCCACTTTACGCATGCGGTCTTCGTACAGATGATTGCCGAATCCGGCGCGGGCCGCCATGAGAAAGGCGCCCAGCATATGGTCGTAAGAGACCATGGCGTAATGCGGCGCCTCGAGCCAGCCGCCGTCTTCGTCGGACCAGGCGTCCAGCTGGTAACGCAGCGTGCCCAGCCCCTGGTCGGCCCATTCCCGGGCCAGCGGATGCGAAGGCAGCAGCGAGGCGATGGTTACCTTGTACTGCGCCACGGTCGTGGTCATGTTGGGATTGGCAGAGAAGCCGCGTTCCGGCGACCAGTAGTCGGCCCGGTTCACCACGTAGCCCAGGAACGCCAGCTGCGCCAGGAAACGCTTGCGCAGTTCGGGCGTGAGTGATTCCACTCCCAGGGCCGAATCGGCCAGGTTGAGCGTGGGCAGCAGCAGCACCGCCTGGTTATGCGGGGCGACGCCGAGCGTGACGCGGCCATGCTGCTCTAGCAGGTCGTCCAGGACGACCGACTGCAGCCACTCGTCGGTTCGGCTGACGATCCGATCTCCCAGGATGGCGGAGCCCGAGGCGTAGTACTCTTTGAGCGGATCGCCGATGTTGTACTTGTCGATCGGCTGTTCCCTTTCCCAGCGGCGCCGTTCCCGCGGGTCGGACACCAGCGACTGGCGCAGGGCGGGCAGATCGTCTTTCCCGATCAGCAGCCGCGGGTACTGCTGGTGGTCGCCCTCCCAGGTGAGGACGTAATCTTTGACTTCGTCGAGCGGAAAGTCGCCGTGTTTAATCAGCAGCCGTTGCGGTTCGGGCGCCGCCTTGCGGTTCTTCTCGGCGAGCACTGCCAGGCTGGTCGCTTTCTCCGGCGCACCGAGCAGCCACTGTCGACGGCCGCCGCCCAGCGGGAACGCGACGCGGGCGACGCCGTCCTGGATCTGCATGGAAACGGGCAGGGAAACGTGGGCCGCTTTGCCGGACCACTGGGGGTCTTTCCACAGGCTGGGACGCAGCAGGCCGATCATCAGCATGTTGGGGTGCGGATCGACGCGGGGCTTTTTGGCCAGCCCGCCCAGCAGTTCGTCGGCCGAGCTTTTCTCTTTGTTGTCGGTCGGCTGGTCGATGGAAATCTCCGCCGGCGGGGCGGCCGTGTAGAGCGCGCACCAGCTGCCGCGGCGATCCTCGTTCCACCAGTGCAGCCACGGCTCCAGCAGAAACGCCCTGCCGTCGGTCAACGTGTAGGTTTTGACCTTGCCTGTGTCGTCGACGCCGCCGGCCCGATACAGCAGATCGGTCGGGCCGTAATCGGCGTCGCCCAGTGACACGCGGAAGTCGCCGCCGCCGGGGGCGTCAAAATGTTCTTCGACCAGCAGGACCGGCTCCTGGCTTTCCAGCCGGAAGCGTAAGCTCCACTTCCCTTCGTCGGCAAACTGCACTCGGCATTGGACCTCGATAAACACGGGGCCACGGGCCGTCACTTCGACCGTATACTGCGTCACGGCCGCGCCGCCGATCAACGACGAGCCGCCCGTCCACTGGCCGCTGCGCAGGCGGAAGCGGGCAATCGGTCCCTCGCCGGCGGTCAGAGTTTTCCGCAGCACCACGCCGGTCAGGCCATTCTCGATCCGCAATTCGGTGGGCGACTCCTGGATCTTCAGGTCGGCGCTCTCCGCCGCCTTGGCCTGGCGGTCGAAGTGGAACGCCCGGGTCGCCAGCGGCGGCAGATCGGTCTGCAACCAGAGTCGCGGCGACTGCTCACCGATGGCCGGCTGCAGCTGGTAAGCGACCGGCTGCCCGTCGTTGTCGACCAGCGGCGTCCCTTGCCCTGCCTGCGTCGCCTGGGCGGGCGTCAGCGGGAATGATACGCACTCATGGCTCCAGGCATGGCCCAAATGTTCCTGCAGAACGAAGTGGGCAA is part of the Lignipirellula cremea genome and encodes:
- a CDS encoding heparinase II/III family protein, which encodes MPASSPFKSLPPMIRSRYRLLPGIAFLLLLSVVALTSVAVNPAAQAADSVAHFVLQEHLGHAWSHECVSFPLTPAQATQAGQGTPLVDNDGQPVAYQLQPAIGEQSPRLWLQTDLPPLATRAFHFDRQAKAAESADLKIQESPTELRIENGLTGVVLRKTLTAGEGPIARFRLRSGQWTGGSSLIGGAAVTQYTVEVTARGPVFIEVQCRVQFADEGKWSLRFRLESQEPVLLVEEHFDAPGGGDFRVSLGDADYGPTDLLYRAGGVDDTGKVKTYTLTDGRAFLLEPWLHWWNEDRRGSWCALYTAAPPAEISIDQPTDNKEKSSADELLGGLAKKPRVDPHPNMLMIGLLRPSLWKDPQWSGKAAHVSLPVSMQIQDGVARVAFPLGGGRRQWLLGAPEKATSLAVLAEKNRKAAPEPQRLLIKHGDFPLDEVKDYVLTWEGDHQQYPRLLIGKDDLPALRQSLVSDPRERRRWEREQPIDKYNIGDPLKEYYASGSAILGDRIVSRTDEWLQSVVLDDLLEQHGRVTLGVAPHNQAVLLLPTLNLADSALGVESLTPELRKRFLAQLAFLGYVVNRADYWSPERGFSANPNMTTTVAQYKVTIASLLPSHPLAREWADQGLGTLRYQLDAWSDEDGGWLEAPHYAMVSYDHMLGAFLMAARAGFGNHLYEDRMRKVAEWFASISTPPDAHTGGFRHLPPIGNTYHGESTGMFGIVAGVWKKRDPQFAARMEWMCQQHGSPDLGLGWSFPSMTGYKDLLKAHGVKPQQPDYGSAWFRKTGVVLRNQLGSGRETYLHLIAGSHHEHYDYDSGSIVIWGKGRVLADDWGYIGRHSQKYHNLLSSPASGGNMQVTDFSTQPAFDYVSGRKGAWQRQIGFVKDRDPLGPSFFLLRDTHAAAEPAVWRMWLTAQPAVSDKPDAPDFPEPGVPAGKPPAVEGLGDIFSELSEAKKKKTVAPPRPVQIHDQGVTVTGADDVDFDLFFYQPEQLNLTTQTEYQDMTVGNRDGKVGPLRLTQTALVATLKSPGAVVCLVYPRLKGEAPPQVLWHAEGRIAEVKTRFGTDYAVLAPPAENTAELSAGALQTADKKLAFQGVAGAAQLRGDKLTLTLGAAGQIQLGQQTLSDKAAAAEAFDR